A stretch of the Glutamicibacter sp. JL.03c genome encodes the following:
- a CDS encoding fasciclin domain-containing protein, which produces MKTMQRKTAGLLSIAAVAAFGLSACSMDSSSETTPSSESSASSMSESSPSASEDSGMASESAMDPAANLVGPGCAAYAEAVPEGDGSVAGMAKDPVAVAASNNPLLTTLTKAVSGELNKDVDLVDTLNGDEFTVFAPVDDAFKAIPEKDLNAVVSDADMLTKVLTYHVVPGQMTPDELKGDLETVEGDTVKVSGSGDDLMVNDAKVICGGVQTANATVYLVDSVLMPPAKK; this is translated from the coding sequence ATGAAAACCATGCAGCGCAAGACGGCAGGACTGCTTTCGATCGCCGCGGTCGCCGCGTTCGGATTGAGCGCCTGCTCGATGGACAGCAGCAGCGAGACCACCCCCAGCAGCGAAAGCTCGGCCTCCAGCATGAGCGAGAGCAGCCCGAGCGCTTCCGAGGATTCGGGTATGGCCAGCGAATCGGCCATGGACCCGGCCGCCAATCTCGTGGGCCCGGGCTGCGCGGCCTACGCAGAAGCCGTGCCCGAAGGCGATGGCTCGGTGGCCGGCATGGCCAAGGATCCGGTCGCCGTGGCAGCATCGAACAACCCGTTGCTGACCACCCTCACCAAGGCCGTTTCGGGCGAGCTGAACAAGGATGTCGATCTGGTGGACACCCTCAACGGCGATGAGTTCACGGTCTTTGCCCCGGTGGATGATGCCTTCAAGGCCATTCCGGAGAAGGACCTGAACGCTGTCGTATCGGATGCCGACATGCTCACCAAGGTGCTGACCTACCACGTGGTTCCCGGCCAGATGACCCCCGATGAGCTGAAGGGCGATCTTGAAACCGTTGAAGGGGACACCGTCAAGGTCAGCGGCAGCGGCGATGACCTGATGGTCAACGACGCCAAGGTCATCTGCGGCGGAGTGCAGACCGCCAATGCCACCGTCTATCTCGTCGATTCGGTCCTGATGCCACCGGCCAAGAAGTAG
- a CDS encoding P1 family peptidase, protein MNDYSEDQRGPSVRARDLGIRLEGTPGKHNAITDVPGVSVGYVTLDPGDGSACTGVTAILPRGAGSVGVPCAAGTYSLNGNGEMTGRAWIEESGQFSTPILISNSHAVGACHTGVDQWMHKNHPQVSAQWMLPVVAETWDGYLNRINDNLITPEHAAQALDNAATGPVPEGSVGGGTGMNCYGFKGGSGTSSRLVTASGQQYTVGVFTQANFGSRKELQINGAPIGRSSQAPCPIEDTSWFESDQEAAAIPGGSGSVIVVVGTDAPLLPGQAKALARRVPLGLARTGTTGGHFSGDIFLAFSTGNPGALRSVLEKKSDPVPLDEIKFLPWSQMDALYEATVEAVEEAVLNALVNNRDATGREGHFSPALPHAEVKAALAQRQAV, encoded by the coding sequence ATGAACGACTATTCAGAAGATCAACGTGGCCCGTCGGTGCGCGCGCGGGACCTGGGCATCCGGCTGGAGGGCACCCCGGGCAAGCACAACGCCATCACCGATGTCCCGGGTGTCAGCGTCGGCTACGTGACGCTCGATCCCGGGGACGGCTCCGCCTGCACCGGGGTGACAGCTATACTTCCGCGCGGCGCCGGGTCGGTGGGCGTGCCCTGCGCCGCGGGCACCTATTCGCTGAACGGGAATGGCGAAATGACCGGCCGTGCCTGGATCGAGGAGTCCGGGCAATTCTCCACCCCGATCCTCATCAGCAATTCGCATGCGGTCGGGGCATGCCACACGGGGGTCGACCAGTGGATGCACAAGAATCATCCGCAGGTTTCGGCGCAATGGATGCTGCCGGTGGTTGCAGAAACCTGGGATGGGTACCTGAACCGCATCAATGACAATCTCATTACCCCGGAGCATGCGGCCCAGGCCTTGGACAATGCGGCCACCGGCCCGGTGCCCGAAGGATCGGTCGGCGGTGGCACCGGGATGAACTGCTATGGCTTCAAGGGCGGCTCGGGGACCTCCTCGCGGCTGGTGACGGCCAGCGGGCAGCAGTACACGGTGGGGGTCTTCACCCAGGCGAATTTTGGAAGCCGCAAGGAACTGCAGATCAACGGGGCGCCGATCGGGCGCAGCTCCCAGGCGCCCTGCCCGATCGAGGACACCAGCTGGTTCGAGAGCGACCAGGAAGCCGCGGCGATTCCTGGCGGGTCCGGCTCGGTCATTGTCGTGGTCGGCACCGATGCGCCGCTGCTTCCGGGGCAGGCCAAGGCCCTGGCTCGGCGGGTTCCCCTGGGGCTGGCCCGCACAGGCACCACCGGCGGGCACTTCTCGGGGGACATTTTCCTCGCGTTCTCCACGGGCAACCCCGGGGCATTGCGCTCGGTGCTGGAAAAGAAATCCGATCCGGTGCCGCTGGACGAGATCAAGTTCCTGCCGTGGAGCCAAATGGACGCGCTCTATGAGGCCACGGTCGAAGCGGTGGAGGAAGCCGTCCTGAATGCGCTGGTCAACAATCGCGATGCGACCGGCCGCGAGGGGCACTTTTCGCCGGCGCTGCCGCATGCGGAAGTGAAGGCCGCGCTGGCGCAGCGGCAAGCCGTCTAG
- a CDS encoding APC family permease codes for MPPQETTSVEMNQLTRGKLGVWGVIFLVISAAAPLTVVVSAAPLGFRLGGIGAPGAMLYCGAVLILFALGFTAMSNHVPNAGAFYAYALHGLGKGPGIGLAFVTVFAYIFLCVSFYGFFGYFAHLTMLELAGIDLPWWGFSALAIALVALLGVRQVDVGAKLLAALVTAEIAILLAISIAVLLTGGPEPISLAGFNPKNIFFSGGVAGLMVIGFGAYLGFEGTAIYAEEARRPQRTIPIATYLAVTLLACFYAFTFWVLTVAFGVDGIIAFATGENFESMIFEASGSYLGSWAAICIQVLIVTSFFACILAFHNAAARYMYSLGRERILPAALARISRRHNSPATASIVLSAFCAAAIAIAGYLVTDAYLGLATWTYATGVQGLVFGQTVASISVVAYFLRDRRGHSSWRVVFAPALGALGLVVGLIMIVGNFEITTGMDGAVNWILLAPTPLLFGGGLLYAAWLKRRSPAVYAELGTQQAAHEHLIERQEG; via the coding sequence ATGCCACCGCAAGAAACGACGAGCGTCGAGATGAACCAGCTGACCCGGGGCAAGCTCGGTGTGTGGGGCGTGATCTTCCTGGTCATCTCCGCCGCGGCCCCGCTGACCGTGGTGGTGTCCGCGGCACCCCTGGGCTTCCGGCTGGGCGGCATTGGCGCGCCCGGGGCCATGCTGTACTGCGGCGCGGTGCTGATCCTGTTCGCCCTGGGATTCACCGCCATGTCCAACCACGTGCCCAACGCCGGCGCGTTCTATGCCTACGCGCTGCATGGGCTGGGCAAGGGGCCAGGCATCGGCCTGGCCTTCGTGACCGTCTTCGCCTACATCTTCCTCTGCGTGAGCTTCTACGGGTTCTTCGGGTACTTCGCGCACCTGACCATGCTCGAACTGGCCGGCATCGATCTCCCCTGGTGGGGATTCTCCGCCCTGGCGATTGCGCTGGTGGCCCTGCTCGGTGTCCGCCAGGTGGATGTCGGCGCCAAATTGCTGGCGGCGCTCGTCACCGCCGAGATCGCCATCCTCTTGGCCATTTCGATCGCCGTCCTGCTCACGGGAGGCCCGGAGCCCATCTCGCTGGCTGGTTTCAACCCGAAGAACATCTTCTTCTCCGGCGGAGTCGCCGGGCTCATGGTCATCGGCTTCGGCGCCTACCTGGGCTTTGAGGGCACGGCCATCTACGCCGAAGAGGCCCGCAGGCCGCAGCGCACCATCCCGATTGCCACCTATCTGGCAGTAACCCTGCTCGCCTGCTTCTACGCCTTCACCTTCTGGGTGCTCACGGTGGCGTTCGGCGTCGACGGGATCATCGCCTTTGCCACCGGGGAGAACTTCGAATCAATGATCTTCGAGGCCTCCGGCAGCTACCTGGGCAGCTGGGCCGCGATCTGCATCCAGGTGCTGATCGTCACCAGCTTCTTCGCCTGCATCCTCGCATTCCACAATGCCGCGGCACGCTACATGTATTCGCTGGGCCGCGAACGGATCCTGCCCGCGGCCCTGGCACGCATCAGCCGACGCCACAACTCCCCGGCGACCGCCTCCATCGTGTTGAGCGCCTTCTGCGCCGCGGCCATCGCCATCGCCGGCTACCTGGTCACCGACGCCTACCTCGGGTTGGCCACCTGGACCTACGCCACCGGCGTGCAGGGGCTGGTCTTCGGGCAGACCGTCGCCTCGATTTCCGTGGTCGCCTATTTCCTCAGGGACCGCAGGGGGCACAGCTCGTGGCGTGTCGTGTTCGCCCCGGCGCTCGGCGCATTGGGCCTAGTGGTCGGATTGATTATGATCGTAGGGAACTTCGAAATCACTACCGGCATGGACGGAGCGGTCAATTGGATTCTGCTGGCACCCACACCGTTGCTCTTCGGCGGCGGGCTGCTCTACGCGGCGTGGCTCAAGCGGCGTTCCCCGGCCGTGTATGCGGAGCTCGGCACGCAGCAGGCTGCCCATGAGCACCTCATCGAACGGCAAGAAGGCTGA
- a CDS encoding TetR/AcrR family transcriptional regulator yields MSTSSNGKKAEAKRAELVAAAVRVVMREGIGAASVRAVAQEAQISVGSVLYYFSGIDELLRRTVESVMDRYFAQRLHVLASSGTAAQRLARLIDLGVPDDIGEDLSRLYKSIALKPTNSEDLALYEGLYKRQVSLYLSIIETGQDNGEFTPEAPALRIAQNLIALEDAYDLYPVIGVPLSGAEKRANVRSYAELALGCTLQE; encoded by the coding sequence ATGAGCACCTCATCGAACGGCAAGAAGGCTGAGGCCAAGCGGGCCGAACTCGTGGCCGCGGCGGTGCGCGTGGTGATGCGCGAAGGCATCGGCGCGGCCAGCGTCCGCGCGGTGGCGCAGGAAGCGCAGATCAGCGTGGGCTCGGTGCTCTACTACTTCTCGGGGATCGACGAGCTCTTGCGCCGCACCGTGGAAAGCGTCATGGACCGGTATTTCGCCCAGCGGCTGCACGTGCTGGCCTCCTCCGGCACCGCCGCGCAGCGGCTCGCGCGGCTCATCGATCTCGGGGTGCCCGATGACATCGGCGAGGACCTCTCGCGGTTGTACAAGAGCATTGCGCTCAAGCCCACCAACTCGGAAGACCTCGCGCTCTATGAGGGCCTGTACAAGCGCCAGGTGAGCCTGTACCTGAGCATTATCGAAACCGGCCAGGACAACGGCGAATTCACCCCGGAGGCACCGGCCCTGCGGATCGCGCAGAATCTGATCGCGCTGGAAGATGCCTACGACCTGTACCCGGTGATCGGCGTGCCGTTGAGCGGTGCCGAAAAGCGCGCGAACGTCCGATCCTACGCCGAGCTCGCCCTGGGCTGCACGCTCCAGGAGTAG
- a CDS encoding AMP-binding protein: MKAYAKGESEPELLDETIGVNFERTAARWGTAEALVEVSTQRRWSWQQLDEQVNQLAKGMIAAGLQPGDRVGIWAPNCAEWVFTQYATAKIGVILVNVNPAYRTHEYAYAVNHSGLRMLVAASEFKTSNYRQMVEQARAQTPELERVVYLDTGDWQQLLDEGSAIGDAELAARLAATKPEDPINIQYTSGTTGYPKGAMLSHRNILNNGYQVTGMIDLDEHDRLCIPVPFYHCFGMVMGNLGCTSRGATMVIPAPGFDAETTLRVVAEEQCTGLYGVPTMFIAMQNHPNFADFDLSSLRTGIMAGSICPVEVMRRCVEDMGMSAVSIAYGMTETSPVSCQTRGDDDFERRTATIGRVHPHVEIKVVDPLTGDTLERGETGEYCTRGYSVMLGYWSDEEKTRAAIDDEGWMHTGDLAVMREDGYCTIVGRIKDMIIRGGENIYPAEIEEFLYQHPDIEDVQVIGVPDEKYGEAVCACLRMKAGREALSNEAVREYCSGQLAHFKIPAYVQILEDFPTTVTGKIRKNQLREDAARQFG, translated from the coding sequence ATGAAGGCTTATGCCAAGGGCGAGAGCGAACCAGAACTGCTGGACGAGACGATCGGCGTCAACTTCGAAAGAACGGCAGCCCGTTGGGGAACTGCAGAGGCCCTGGTAGAAGTCAGCACGCAACGGCGCTGGAGCTGGCAGCAGCTCGATGAGCAGGTCAACCAGCTGGCCAAGGGCATGATCGCAGCCGGCCTGCAGCCCGGGGACCGCGTGGGGATCTGGGCGCCGAACTGCGCCGAATGGGTCTTCACCCAGTATGCGACGGCGAAAATCGGCGTCATCCTGGTCAATGTGAACCCGGCCTACCGCACCCATGAATACGCCTACGCGGTGAACCACAGCGGGTTGCGGATGCTGGTGGCCGCCAGCGAATTCAAGACCAGCAACTACCGGCAGATGGTCGAGCAGGCCCGCGCGCAGACTCCGGAGCTGGAGCGCGTGGTGTACCTGGATACCGGGGATTGGCAGCAGCTGCTGGATGAGGGCTCGGCCATCGGCGATGCCGAACTGGCCGCCCGGCTGGCGGCCACCAAACCCGAAGACCCGATCAATATCCAATACACCTCGGGAACCACCGGGTACCCCAAGGGCGCGATGCTCAGCCACCGCAATATCCTGAACAACGGCTACCAGGTCACCGGGATGATCGACCTGGACGAGCACGACCGGCTGTGCATTCCGGTGCCGTTCTACCACTGTTTCGGCATGGTCATGGGCAACCTAGGTTGCACTTCGCGAGGCGCCACCATGGTCATCCCGGCACCCGGATTCGACGCGGAAACCACCCTGCGCGTGGTGGCCGAGGAGCAATGCACGGGCCTGTACGGGGTGCCGACCATGTTCATCGCCATGCAAAACCACCCCAACTTTGCCGACTTCGATCTGTCCTCGCTGCGCACGGGCATCATGGCCGGATCCATCTGCCCGGTAGAGGTGATGCGCCGCTGCGTCGAGGACATGGGGATGAGCGCGGTCTCCATCGCCTACGGCATGACTGAAACCAGCCCGGTCTCCTGCCAGACCCGCGGCGACGACGACTTCGAACGCCGCACCGCCACCATCGGCCGGGTGCACCCCCATGTGGAGATCAAAGTGGTCGATCCGCTCACCGGCGACACCCTGGAACGCGGGGAAACCGGAGAATACTGCACCCGCGGCTACTCGGTGATGCTCGGCTACTGGAGTGACGAGGAGAAAACCCGGGCCGCTATCGACGACGAGGGCTGGATGCACACCGGCGACCTGGCGGTGATGCGCGAGGACGGCTATTGCACCATCGTGGGCCGGATCAAGGACATGATCATCCGCGGCGGCGAGAACATCTACCCGGCAGAGATCGAGGAATTCCTCTACCAGCACCCGGATATCGAGGATGTGCAGGTCATCGGCGTGCCCGACGAGAAGTACGGCGAGGCGGTCTGCGCCTGCCTGCGCATGAAAGCCGGACGCGAGGCGCTGTCCAACGAGGCCGTGCGCGAGTACTGCAGCGGGCAGCTGGCCCACTTCAAGATCCCGGCCTATGTGCAGATCCTGGAGGATTTCCCGACCACGGTGACCGGCAAGATCCGCAAGAACCAGTTGCGCGAGGATGCCGCGAGGCAGTTCGGGTAG
- a CDS encoding DUF1801 domain-containing protein, translating into MIFGKKGDDAVRNKLAGAPAPYKEIALRLHEIISESAPSLEPVVRWGLVFYVKDGQDVCYIKPDKNFLVFGFGEVVNPAFEEGALMHPVAWTITALDEATEGKIRALVVKAAG; encoded by the coding sequence ATGATTTTTGGCAAAAAAGGCGATGACGCAGTCCGCAATAAATTGGCAGGTGCCCCGGCCCCTTACAAGGAAATCGCGTTGCGGCTGCACGAGATTATCAGCGAGAGCGCGCCGTCCCTGGAGCCGGTGGTGCGCTGGGGTCTCGTCTTCTACGTCAAGGACGGCCAGGACGTTTGCTACATCAAGCCCGATAAGAACTTTCTGGTCTTCGGGTTCGGCGAAGTGGTGAATCCTGCGTTCGAGGAAGGCGCGCTGATGCATCCGGTGGCGTGGACGATCACCGCGCTGGACGAAGCGACCGAAGGCAAGATCCGCGCGCTGGTGGTCAAAGCCGCGGGCTGA
- a CDS encoding HNH endonuclease — MRNNYFAPDDDDEHRLPLDPPGTRGESQSDSFFTDQLEHQMFFGPMKKLTDELYNAGPLKDPGEGLRRLEKIQKLKSMLDAATSVIMADSVELVAQAFAEEDVAKPYLESDQERRERLSANYYSVDRASDQVITSNFVAEAAIALRMTTQKARARMFTAKGLRHACPQTLQALAAGQITTSAARAIVKSSQDLSPEQIELMEHQLLPVATTSSDDTVSQRARRFHDRSNPEAATARHEKAADSRKVTSWSRPDGMASLNLTASAINVRSIMNTLDYEVSQHNDPQDTRTKAQLMSDILCDALINGWPSTNGTPLKPRVVVTIPALQMLANPKCSMADLEGYGPIPMGLAMQLAKDAPSIIPMLTDPFSGAVMDVGRKRYKAPRALKEFLRARDQHCCYPGCRRTADTSEVDHVDAWETGGHTDRENTELLCKQHQMFKHALGWRVTNRPDGSKCWRTPHGLNSLVIPGSVENVEHFEHVHNRCPERKVASPADLRRILARPHLGDGDFNFKLHKPATDTAGQTPAPD, encoded by the coding sequence ATGAGAAATAACTACTTTGCACCCGATGACGATGACGAACATCGCCTCCCGCTGGATCCGCCGGGCACCCGTGGCGAATCCCAATCGGACTCGTTCTTCACGGACCAACTGGAGCACCAGATGTTTTTCGGTCCAATGAAGAAGCTCACCGACGAACTGTACAACGCCGGCCCGCTCAAGGACCCCGGCGAGGGGCTTCGCCGTCTGGAGAAGATCCAGAAGCTGAAGAGCATGCTTGATGCTGCCACCTCGGTCATCATGGCCGACAGTGTTGAGCTGGTTGCCCAGGCCTTCGCCGAGGAGGACGTCGCCAAGCCCTATCTCGAATCTGATCAGGAGCGGCGTGAACGTCTCAGCGCCAACTACTACTCCGTGGACCGCGCTAGCGACCAAGTCATCACGTCGAATTTTGTTGCCGAAGCGGCGATCGCCCTTCGCATGACGACTCAGAAAGCTCGTGCCCGGATGTTCACGGCCAAGGGCTTGCGCCATGCTTGCCCGCAGACCCTGCAGGCACTGGCCGCTGGGCAGATCACTACCTCTGCGGCGCGTGCCATCGTGAAAAGCTCGCAGGATCTTTCGCCGGAGCAGATCGAGCTGATGGAGCACCAGCTATTGCCGGTTGCCACGACATCATCCGATGACACAGTCAGCCAGCGGGCCCGCAGGTTCCATGATCGATCCAATCCGGAAGCTGCTACGGCTCGTCATGAAAAGGCTGCCGACTCGAGGAAAGTCACCAGTTGGAGCCGCCCCGACGGGATGGCTTCCCTCAACTTGACCGCCTCCGCTATCAACGTGCGTTCCATTATGAACACCTTGGACTACGAGGTCTCTCAGCATAATGATCCGCAGGACACTCGCACCAAAGCCCAGCTCATGTCAGATATTCTCTGCGACGCACTGATCAACGGTTGGCCGAGCACCAATGGCACCCCGCTCAAGCCCCGGGTTGTCGTGACCATTCCGGCGTTGCAGATGCTGGCTAATCCGAAGTGCTCCATGGCTGATCTGGAAGGCTACGGCCCGATCCCCATGGGCTTGGCCATGCAGCTGGCCAAGGATGCGCCTTCCATCATCCCCATGCTCACCGATCCATTTAGCGGAGCCGTGATGGATGTGGGGCGCAAGCGCTACAAGGCACCGCGCGCGCTCAAGGAATTCCTTCGCGCACGCGATCAGCATTGCTGCTACCCAGGATGCCGACGCACCGCGGATACCTCCGAGGTGGACCACGTTGACGCATGGGAGACCGGCGGGCACACCGACCGGGAAAACACCGAACTGCTGTGCAAGCAGCATCAGATGTTCAAGCACGCGCTTGGCTGGAGGGTCACCAACCGCCCCGATGGCTCCAAATGCTGGCGTACCCCTCACGGGCTGAATTCGCTGGTGATCCCGGGCAGTGTTGAGAACGTCGAACACTTCGAGCACGTTCACAACCGCTGCCCCGAGCGCAAAGTTGCCTCGCCAGCGGACCTTCGGCGGATCCTGGCCAGGCCCCATCTTGGCGATGGCGACTTCAACTTCAAGCTTCACAAGCCTGCGACCGACACTGCAGGACAGACCCCAGCTCCTGACTGA
- a CDS encoding MFS transporter, with protein sequence MNEEYVEKTAAPDTQGPAAPAHGQRSFLHILINTAVANFTTSFLWFALTFWVYLETENVMATGIIGGAFMLLIAVFSMVFGTIVDNHRKKPVFVFSAMITAIAFSLAGLIYLWLPTEDILDVGGWQFWLFCLVILFGSIVEQMRGIALSTTVTLLIPVERHANANGLVGTVQGIAFIITSVFSGLAIGWLGMGWTLAISIVMVVLTMLHLLQISIPEDEPVKEEGRTKTSDLRLGFSTVMAIPGLFALIIFSMFNNFIGGTYMALMDPYGLTIMSVQAWGLTFGLASTGFIIGGLAIAKFGLGSNPIRTMLWLVAAMGLLGAIFTIREWTWLYIVGIWLYMMLIPAVEASEQTVIQKVVPFRRQGRVFGFAQMMEASAAPITAFLIAPIAQYWVIPYMRSEQGGEQLGWLLGAGQARGIALIFLVGGLIMIVVALLSMGTKQYRKLSAIFQTENPTTAMEQ encoded by the coding sequence ATGAATGAAGAGTACGTCGAAAAAACCGCGGCACCGGACACCCAGGGCCCCGCGGCACCGGCCCATGGTCAGCGCAGCTTCCTGCATATCCTGATCAATACCGCGGTAGCGAACTTCACCACCAGCTTCCTGTGGTTCGCGCTGACGTTCTGGGTGTATCTGGAAACCGAAAACGTGATGGCGACCGGCATTATCGGCGGCGCTTTCATGCTATTGATCGCGGTGTTCTCCATGGTCTTCGGAACCATCGTGGACAACCACCGCAAGAAGCCGGTGTTCGTGTTTTCCGCGATGATCACCGCCATTGCCTTCAGCCTCGCCGGGCTCATCTACCTGTGGCTGCCGACCGAAGACATCCTGGACGTTGGCGGCTGGCAGTTCTGGCTCTTCTGCCTGGTGATCCTCTTCGGCTCCATCGTTGAACAGATGCGCGGGATCGCCCTGTCCACCACGGTGACACTGCTGATCCCGGTCGAACGCCACGCCAACGCCAACGGCCTGGTGGGCACGGTGCAGGGCATCGCGTTCATCATCACCAGCGTGTTCAGCGGCTTGGCCATCGGCTGGCTGGGGATGGGCTGGACCCTGGCGATTTCCATCGTGATGGTGGTGCTGACCATGCTGCATCTGCTGCAGATCAGCATCCCGGAAGACGAGCCTGTGAAAGAGGAAGGCCGCACCAAGACCAGCGACCTGCGCCTGGGATTCAGCACAGTGATGGCCATCCCCGGGTTGTTCGCGCTGATCATCTTCTCGATGTTCAACAACTTCATCGGGGGCACCTACATGGCGCTGATGGATCCCTACGGGCTGACCATCATGTCGGTCCAGGCCTGGGGGCTGACCTTCGGGCTGGCCTCGACCGGGTTCATCATCGGAGGCCTGGCGATCGCGAAATTCGGCTTGGGCAGCAATCCGATCCGCACCATGCTCTGGCTGGTGGCGGCCATGGGACTGCTCGGCGCGATCTTCACCATCCGCGAATGGACATGGCTGTATATCGTGGGCATCTGGCTGTACATGATGCTGATCCCGGCGGTGGAGGCCTCGGAGCAGACCGTCATCCAGAAGGTGGTTCCCTTCCGGCGCCAGGGCAGGGTCTTCGGCTTCGCGCAGATGATGGAGGCCTCGGCGGCGCCGATCACCGCATTCTTGATTGCGCCGATCGCCCAGTACTGGGTCATCCCCTATATGCGCAGCGAGCAGGGAGGCGAACAGCTCGGCTGGCTGCTCGGCGCCGGCCAGGCCCGCGGCATCGCGCTGATCTTCCTGGTGGGCGGGCTGATCATGATTGTGGTGGCCCTGCTGTCCATGGGCACCAAGCAGTACCGCAAGCTGTCCGCAATTTTCCAGACAGAAAACCCGACCACCGCTATGGAGCAATAA
- a CDS encoding DUF1801 domain-containing protein has product MAATQKTLPTDVDVHEFIAAATPEKRRVDGEALEKIFSEATGEKPVMWGPSIVGYGTYTYVSPSNPKNTGIWPKTGFSPRKAQLSIYGVKDLPEGAALLPQLGKYTEGAGCVYVKKLEDIDLEVLKKLVAIAAARPDHTAG; this is encoded by the coding sequence TTGGCAGCAACCCAGAAAACCCTTCCCACCGACGTTGATGTCCATGAATTCATCGCTGCCGCGACCCCGGAAAAGCGCCGGGTTGATGGTGAAGCACTGGAAAAGATTTTCAGCGAAGCCACCGGGGAAAAGCCGGTGATGTGGGGACCGAGCATCGTGGGCTACGGGACCTACACCTACGTGTCGCCCAGCAACCCCAAAAACACCGGCATCTGGCCCAAAACCGGCTTCTCGCCGCGCAAGGCACAGCTGTCGATCTACGGGGTGAAGGATCTTCCCGAAGGCGCGGCGCTGTTGCCGCAGCTGGGCAAATACACCGAAGGTGCCGGCTGCGTTTATGTGAAGAAGCTCGAGGACATTGATCTTGAGGTGCTCAAGAAATTGGTCGCCATCGCCGCTGCCCGCCCGGATCACACCGCGGGCTAA
- a CDS encoding electron transfer flavoprotein subunit beta/FixA family protein — MKIAVLIKEVPDTGADRTLEKQTGLADRAASEAVLDEIGERTLEVALKIQDADADTRITALSMGPESIQATLRKALAMGAADAVQISDDALIGADLVLTAEVLAAALRRGHYDLILAGNMSTDGSAGMLPVMLAELLSLPAATSLSEISIADGVLRGTRELEGATAQISTPLPAIASITEALPDARFPNFKGIMAAKKKPIEILSLADLGVDALPADTARSIMLAVSQKPAREAGTIMNDDGQAGAALVDFLAKNNLV; from the coding sequence ATGAAGATCGCCGTTCTAATCAAGGAGGTCCCGGATACGGGGGCCGATCGGACGCTGGAGAAGCAGACCGGCTTGGCTGATCGCGCCGCCTCCGAAGCGGTGCTTGATGAAATCGGCGAGCGCACGCTTGAAGTGGCACTCAAGATCCAGGATGCGGATGCGGACACCCGGATCACGGCGCTGAGCATGGGACCGGAATCCATCCAAGCCACCCTGCGCAAGGCCCTGGCCATGGGGGCCGCCGACGCAGTGCAGATCAGCGACGATGCGCTGATCGGCGCCGACCTGGTCCTCACCGCCGAAGTCCTGGCCGCCGCATTGCGCCGCGGGCACTACGACCTGATCCTGGCCGGGAACATGTCCACCGATGGCTCGGCGGGCATGCTGCCAGTGATGCTGGCCGAGTTGCTCTCCCTGCCCGCAGCCACCTCGCTGTCCGAAATCAGCATCGCCGACGGGGTGCTGCGCGGAACCCGCGAGCTGGAGGGCGCCACCGCGCAGATCAGCACCCCACTGCCAGCCATCGCGTCGATCACCGAGGCCCTGCCCGATGCGCGCTTCCCGAATTTCAAGGGCATCATGGCCGCGAAGAAGAAGCCGATCGAAATCCTCTCGCTGGCGGATCTCGGCGTTGACGCCCTGCCGGCGGATACCGCCCGGTCGATCATGCTCGCCGTGTCCCAGAAGCCTGCGCGCGAGGCGGGCACGATCATGAATGATGACGGCCAGGCCGGTGCCGCGCTGGTCGATTTCCTGGCGAAGAACAACCTGGTGTGA